Proteins from a single region of Stappia sp. ES.058:
- a CDS encoding ketosteroid isomerase-related protein has translation MTVDTTRALIETYFAAFNAGDTDKMASLVIDDVAHDVNQGERRSGREAFKAFNAHMTRCYREELSQMVIFVAEDGARAAAEFIVSGSYLVTDEGLPEANGQTYRLPAGSFFEIRDGKIARITTYYNLTDWSAQVVG, from the coding sequence ATGACCGTCGACACCACCCGCGCGCTGATCGAAACCTATTTCGCCGCCTTCAACGCCGGCGACACCGACAAGATGGCGAGCCTCGTCATCGACGATGTCGCGCATGACGTCAACCAGGGCGAACGGCGCTCGGGCCGAGAGGCTTTCAAGGCCTTCAACGCGCATATGACCCGCTGCTACCGCGAGGAGCTGTCGCAGATGGTGATCTTCGTTGCCGAGGATGGCGCGCGGGCGGCGGCCGAATTCATCGTGTCGGGCAGCTATCTCGTCACCGACGAGGGGCTTCCGGAAGCAAACGGCCAGACCTATCGCCTGCCGGCGGGGTCCTTCTTCGAGATCCGCGACGGAAAGATCGCGCGCATCACCACCTATTACAATCTGACGGACTGGAGCGCGCAGGTCGTCGGCTGA
- a CDS encoding permease: MADTTSAGPSESGCCGPKTGKGAGPAAAPPTPQISWRGLKPWLLTPWSLVVALPLLVLVLDPGEAGRIVAFAARAFAATLPYVLVAVLLIAGMKATGAQALVGRAFEGRETQAILLAALFGGLAPFCSCQVVPFIAGLLAVGAPLPAIMAFWLSSPLIDPPTLLITAAALGWPFAIAKAVFAVALGLFGGFAVKAMTAGGAFANPARAISAGGCCSKPALGGAPQWRFWSEAPRRAVFGDELRVNALFLAKWLALAYVLEALLVTYVPADLIARVVGGNGVVSIVLAALVGMPAYLNSYVAPPLLAGLVEQGMSQGAAMSFMIAGAVSSVPAMAAVWSLVRVPVFAAYIGLGLVGAIVSGVLFQALMTAGL; encoded by the coding sequence GACGCCGCAGATCTCCTGGCGCGGGCTGAAACCCTGGCTGCTGACGCCCTGGAGCCTTGTCGTCGCCTTACCCTTGCTGGTTCTTGTGCTCGATCCGGGCGAGGCGGGCCGGATCGTCGCCTTTGCCGCGCGCGCCTTTGCCGCGACGCTTCCCTATGTGCTGGTGGCGGTCCTGCTGATTGCAGGGATGAAGGCGACCGGTGCGCAGGCGCTGGTCGGGCGCGCATTCGAGGGTCGCGAGACCCAGGCGATCCTGCTGGCCGCGCTGTTCGGCGGGCTGGCGCCCTTCTGCTCCTGTCAGGTCGTGCCTTTCATTGCCGGATTGCTCGCGGTCGGTGCGCCCTTGCCCGCGATCATGGCGTTCTGGCTGTCGTCGCCCTTGATCGATCCGCCGACGCTCCTGATCACGGCGGCAGCCCTCGGCTGGCCCTTCGCGATTGCCAAGGCGGTCTTCGCCGTCGCGCTCGGCCTGTTCGGCGGTTTCGCGGTCAAGGCGATGACGGCGGGCGGGGCCTTTGCCAATCCCGCGCGTGCGATTTCGGCCGGGGGATGCTGCAGCAAGCCGGCACTTGGCGGCGCGCCGCAGTGGCGCTTCTGGAGCGAGGCGCCGCGCCGCGCCGTTTTCGGCGACGAATTGCGCGTCAACGCGCTGTTCCTGGCGAAGTGGCTGGCGCTCGCCTATGTGCTGGAAGCGCTCCTCGTCACCTATGTGCCCGCCGACCTGATCGCACGTGTCGTGGGAGGCAATGGCGTGGTCTCCATCGTGCTCGCAGCCCTCGTCGGCATGCCGGCCTATCTCAACAGCTATGTCGCGCCGCCGCTTCTGGCCGGTCTCGTCGAGCAGGGCATGTCCCAGGGCGCGGCGATGTCCTTCATGATTGCCGGTGCGGTCAGTTCGGTGCCGGCGATGGCCGCGGTCTGGTCGCTGGTGCGTGTGCCGGTCTTCGCCGCCTATATCGGTCTCGGTCTTGTCGGCGCGATCGTCTCGGGCGTGCTGTTCCAGGCGCTCATGACGGCGGGGCTTTGA